The following DNA comes from Nothobranchius furzeri strain GRZ-AD chromosome 19, NfurGRZ-RIMD1, whole genome shotgun sequence.
CCGCCCGTAAGTTCTCATCCATTAATACCCTAACTGAGAACCTAACTCCACGTTTTAGCCACACAGCCTTGATTCTAACTTTTAATCTCACTGCTGTTCAGATCCAAGTGAGAGCCTGCAGTGTTTTCAGTGTTTCATCACCTTCAGTAATCATAAAGCCAAAGAAAGACACGTGAGGAAGGATCATCCGCAGCAATTCACACGATATCTGCAGAAGGTACAACGTGGTTATTCCTTCATGTACATGCCATTTTTTTATATTGAGgtattatttttaattaaactGAAAAATGTTATACATTAAACTAATGTTGCCCATTTCAATTGCTTTATTTTGCAGATTAATACACTGTTTACTTGCTACAAGTGTAATAAAAGTTTTCTCACCCCTGAGGAGCTCACCCAGCACCAAATTACACATTATGCTGACAAAAATCCTTTCATCTGCTCTGACTGCAAGAAAAGGTTTAGCGGCTTTTCTGAGGTAAAGATACAAAAGGTTGTTTTCTGTTCAGCAAATGATGAGTATTATTTGTCGGTAATAatatgtattcattattttacagctaaataaacacaaACGATTTGAGTGTGGGAAGCGACCATTTTCCTGCAAGGACTGCGGCGCTTTGTTTCCTAGTGCCTTTCGACTTCGCAACCACCGCACCGCTGTGCATCCCCTTCTCCCAGGGACTCCTGAAGACATCAGCACCTTTCTGTGCTGTAAATGTGGATGTAATTTTAAGACTGAACGTGAACTCCTCCAGCATCAGGAGACATTTGCTAATTACCAGAAATGTGGTAAGAATCTCCAGGGCAAAAAGCGTGGCCGTAAACCCAAGTGCGTTGCACAGGAGAAGGAGGAGGTCGTTAAAAAAATCAAGCAAGAAGAGGAAGAACAGGAATGTGATGAGTTCTCAGCTGAGCTCAAAATCCCCTGTTCTAAACCAGACTGTGATTGCGTATTTCCCACTGTTGCAGCCCTGCGAGcgcacaaaaaagaaaaacatggctCTCCATCTCTCAAAGCTTCCAGCACTGAAGACGGCTCCTCCAAGAGCTTTGCAAAAGAACATGATCTAAGATTTCACCAGTCTCTCCACACGGAGGTTGAGGATGCTGACGAGATAATATAAAGGGTCATTTGTCTGTTATGGTTTCTTATTCAAAACTCTCCTCAGAACTAAATGCAACTCCTAACTTTGTATTGTTATTTAAAACTACAAAGCCCCTTTTAGCTGTGCATATGATATATAAACTACATGAAATGTTTTAGGTTGATTGTAAGTTAGCAGATAATCTCTTTTTGATGTAAGAATGTTTTATATTTCCTTTAAGTGTTTAATTCTCAACAacatatttaaatgtaatcctcaTACAAAGAATGAATTtctaaacataataaaatgtgttaaaCTACTCTGTGTATGGATCAAGCACCATGATGTGCTGATGATTTCTCTCCTTTAAAATTAAAATGTGTTCTCTCAAAAGTCAAAGAAGGGGAATATTCTCCAAAATAGAGAAAACTATAGATTCATACTGAATAGATGGTTACAAAGAGAACTAGTTTTGGAAGAaatcaaactaaaataaaatgtgtGAACCCAGTATCACCCTTGCACATTTTACAATATTCAAATTTAAACAATAAAATCAGTTCAACTATTTGGAAGCACATAGGTTGAAAGAAGACTTAATTATCAAATAGAAATGTGcttcttaattaaaaaaaacgttcttacagagATTTACTGAAACATTCCTCTTATGTATTTTAtgtttgtatttttattattttgctgTTCATTAAAGCATTAGGCTGTTCTTTATCAATGGAAATCTGAGGCAGGCAGATGTTTGCTTTTAATAGAAATGTGTCTGATGATGCATAAAATGTCTTTTATGTGCACTCACCTGAACTAAAGGTGAAAGTGTCAGTTTAAGTAACATCAAAACTACCATTGAAGAATAGTgagaatttttatttttgtatctgGTGTATCTATCGTTTTAGTATATTTTAGGGtttcagttttattatttatatcACATCTtttaagatttttatttttttaccttatTTTATTGTGCTTTTGAAGTGCTTTGTGATTTGTGATATGACAACACAAAATATAAAAATACTTTAACAATAATATAGGTTTATATAGCTTTATTTTGTCTTCTTGctttttttaaagtttatttttctttgtaaAATGATACATTTTCGGGGAAAAAATAACAGTAAAAGGCTAAATTAAAAGGAACTGTTCCCATTTTATCGTGCACAGCACTACATGCTTTTTCCCATGATGCACCTGTACTTCTTCCTATCTCGCGCCTTTGCCTCGGAGCAGACCATCTTGCCTCGCGCATCGCTGCAGTGATCTTCTGCCCGCGCGCCGTCCGTCTTGTAGTAAATAATGGCGGCCTCGGGAGGTGGATTTACTTCGCTTTCTACCGCAGCGGGTCTCGGCACTCACGCACTACCGGCCCGGGCTCGCTTCCCGGGCCGTCCGTGCGTTACTCGCAGCAAGCTGCGCTCGGAGAAACGGACCAGACGAGGAAGATTGGTCTCGGCCGACGGCGAGCTGGCTGATGGAGGGCCGAGGCCCGTCAACATCGGCCTTGCGTTAAGCGAGGATCCGTCTCTGCTACGCCTGCTCGGGCTGACGGAGAAACACAGTCGGCAGAAAGATGCGGGGTTTGATTCCAGTAACAGTGAAGGGGTGAGTCATGTAGCTGGAAAACGTGACGAATGAACAAGTTTTTGTTGTAGATTAATTAAATAACCGCCGTATTTGAGTTAGTTATGAAGAAC
Coding sequences within:
- the LOC107394641 gene encoding gastrula zinc finger protein xFG20-1, encoding MEMGKIEQVIVGGEINSSAEIKSEPVVAPMPAHPSESLQCFQCFITFSNHKAKERHVRKDHPQQFTRYLQKINTLFTCYKCNKSFLTPEELTQHQITHYADKNPFICSDCKKRFSGFSELNKHKRFECGKRPFSCKDCGALFPSAFRLRNHRTAVHPLLPGTPEDISTFLCCKCGCNFKTERELLQHQETFANYQKCGKNLQGKKRGRKPKCVAQEKEEVVKKIKQEEEEQECDEFSAELKIPCSKPDCDCVFPTVAALRAHKKEKHGSPSLKASSTEDGSSKSFAKEHDLRFHQSLHTEVEDADEII